From the Candidatus Saccharimonadaceae bacterium ML1 genome, one window contains:
- a CDS encoding TrwB AAD bind domain-containing protein: MSFVLSVVSLLMQWYVWTPIVLILGYMTWRNYRSIDAVKNIESVLLMLEIPKTNDKSELAAEQMFASLHGILRDARELRANGGYQEHLSFEIASVGGRIQFYVWTPKALQSFVEGQIYAQYPQVQIHTAEEDYVTHERHHTVVYTSELSLTDREFLPIKTFQSFEVDPLAGITGTLAKLEDTDEEIWIQMLVRPVRDDWHKAADSWITSIKTGGFNLFGQGSGGRWAASLIEALWAPPEQGTGTAKELSERDKTRIAEAEKKATKLGYQVKIRVAYLGESVSDARLRMQGIVGTFKQFNSTNLNGFKMMTNDSFAKEALAKYKTRLFADRGYLMNIEEVASVFHLPHTNVETPNIVWASTKTAEPPAKLPVLTGDPAQDENISAFGMTNFRGINHQFGMLRYDRSRHVYIIGQTGAGKSGLLELFALSDIFHGQGYAIIDPHGDFAINNMRFIPGSRLKDIVYFNPADTQFPLGFNPLEVTNPEQKNNISSEVIGVLKRMFGESWGPRLEYILRYTILALLDRPETTMLDITRMLTDKKFRKETLSYCQDTVVLQFWNVEFASWTDKFQAEAIAPVLNKVGAFTANPIIRNIIGQPKSTFNIRQIMDEGKILIVNLSKGLIGEDNAGILGSFIVTKIQLAAMSRSDIPDVKDRRPFYLYVDEFQNFATDSFATILSEARKYGLNLTVANQYISQMQDTVRDAVFGNVGTMISFRVSADDSPILAKQFEPQFEPNDLLQMHNRNFIINMVINGEKAPAFSAKTLNLPTYQDDNTGRIIQWTREHYSRQRSEIEAEINERMLPPENLTVKRPGPAYTPPKTPEQRAADRAARQQAQNQTQPQPAGEVNVSKKALSPTIESSVLQIDHGRAKPSAKAAASTSSTPAKPTPSKSESESNDAAAKPKRKRTRSRRRKTPTAATSNS; the protein is encoded by the coding sequence ATGTCATTCGTTTTGTCAGTCGTCAGCTTGCTCATGCAGTGGTACGTTTGGACGCCAATCGTACTCATTTTAGGGTATATGACCTGGCGCAACTACCGCAGTATTGACGCCGTGAAGAACATTGAAAGCGTTCTGCTGATGCTTGAAATTCCAAAAACAAACGACAAGTCAGAGCTCGCCGCCGAACAAATGTTTGCGAGCTTGCACGGTATTTTGCGCGATGCGCGCGAACTCAGGGCGAATGGCGGGTACCAAGAGCACCTCAGCTTTGAAATTGCCTCGGTCGGCGGACGCATTCAATTCTACGTCTGGACGCCGAAGGCGCTGCAAAGCTTCGTTGAAGGACAAATCTATGCGCAGTATCCACAGGTACAAATTCACACCGCCGAAGAAGATTACGTCACGCACGAGCGCCACCATACCGTCGTCTATACGTCAGAGCTATCGCTAACTGATCGAGAATTCCTGCCGATTAAAACGTTCCAGAGCTTTGAAGTCGACCCGCTCGCCGGTATTACCGGCACGCTTGCCAAACTTGAAGACACCGACGAGGAAATCTGGATTCAAATGCTCGTACGTCCAGTGCGCGACGACTGGCACAAAGCAGCAGACAGCTGGATTACATCAATCAAAACGGGCGGCTTCAATCTATTCGGACAAGGCAGCGGCGGACGATGGGCTGCCAGCTTGATTGAGGCATTGTGGGCGCCGCCAGAGCAGGGAACTGGCACAGCGAAAGAATTATCCGAGCGCGATAAAACACGCATCGCCGAGGCTGAGAAAAAAGCCACAAAACTTGGTTACCAGGTAAAAATCCGCGTTGCTTATCTGGGAGAAAGCGTCAGCGACGCGCGTCTGCGTATGCAGGGGATTGTTGGCACATTTAAGCAATTTAATTCAACCAATCTCAACGGCTTCAAGATGATGACAAACGACAGTTTTGCCAAAGAAGCGCTTGCTAAATACAAAACGCGGTTGTTTGCCGACCGCGGTTATTTGATGAATATTGAGGAGGTCGCAAGCGTATTCCATTTGCCGCACACCAATGTTGAGACGCCAAACATCGTCTGGGCAAGCACCAAAACCGCCGAGCCGCCGGCAAAGCTGCCAGTTCTCACCGGCGATCCAGCGCAAGACGAAAATATTTCGGCATTCGGCATGACGAATTTTCGCGGCATCAACCACCAATTCGGCATGCTGCGCTACGACCGCTCGCGCCACGTCTACATCATCGGGCAAACGGGAGCAGGGAAGTCAGGGTTGCTTGAACTATTTGCACTTAGCGACATTTTCCACGGGCAAGGTTATGCGATTATTGACCCGCACGGCGATTTTGCAATTAACAATATGCGCTTCATCCCAGGATCGCGCCTGAAAGATATTGTCTATTTCAATCCAGCCGATACGCAATTTCCGCTCGGTTTCAACCCGCTTGAAGTGACAAATCCTGAGCAAAAAAATAATATCAGTTCAGAAGTTATTGGCGTATTGAAGCGTATGTTTGGCGAAAGTTGGGGGCCGCGCCTTGAATATATTTTGCGCTACACAATCCTCGCGCTTCTTGACCGCCCCGAAACTACGATGCTTGACATTACACGCATGCTCACCGATAAAAAATTCCGCAAAGAAACGCTTAGTTACTGCCAAGATACTGTCGTATTGCAATTTTGGAATGTTGAATTTGCCAGCTGGACGGATAAGTTCCAAGCAGAAGCAATCGCGCCGGTACTCAACAAAGTCGGCGCCTTTACGGCGAACCCGATCATTCGTAATATTATTGGTCAGCCAAAGTCAACGTTTAACATTCGCCAAATCATGGACGAGGGCAAAATCCTCATCGTTAACTTAAGTAAAGGTTTAATCGGCGAAGATAACGCCGGCATCTTAGGTTCATTCATCGTCACAAAAATTCAGCTCGCTGCTATGAGCCGCAGCGACATTCCCGATGTTAAAGATCGCCGCCCGTTCTACTTGTATGTCGACGAGTTCCAGAATTTCGCCACTGATAGCTTTGCAACGATTTTGTCCGAGGCGCGCAAATACGGGCTCAATCTCACGGTTGCGAATCAATACATCAGCCAAATGCAAGACACGGTGCGCGACGCCGTCTTCGGCAACGTTGGTACAATGATTTCATTCCGCGTCTCCGCCGACGACAGCCCGATCCTCGCTAAACAATTTGAGCCGCAGTTTGAACCAAACGATCTCCTGCAAATGCATAACCGCAATTTCATCATCAACATGGTGATCAATGGCGAAAAAGCACCAGCGTTTAGCGCGAAAACGTTAAATCTGCCAACCTACCAAGACGACAATACGGGGCGGATCATCCAGTGGACGCGCGAGCATTATTCGCGCCAACGGTCCGAAATTGAAGCCGAAATCAACGAGCGTATGCTGCCGCCTGAGAATCTCACCGTCAAGCGTCCCGGTCCAGCCTACACGCCGCCAAAAACGCCCGAACAGCGCGCCGCCGATCGCGCCGCCCGCCAGCAAGCACAAAACCAAACCCAGCCACAACCAGCAGGAGAGGTGAACGTTTCGAAAAAGGCGCTATCGCCAACCATTGAGTCTAGCGTATTACAGATTGACCATGGGCGCGCCAAACCGTCAGCAAAGGCAGCCGCAAGCACTTCGTCTACGCCGGCAAAACCCACGCCAAGCAAGAGTGAATCTGAAAGCAATGACGCCGCCGCGAAACCAAAGCGCAAACGCACTCGCAGCCGCCGGCGCAAAACTCCAACGGCAGCTACTTCCAATTCGTAA